The DNA window AAGCTTGGGTGAAACTAAGTGGAGGTCCGAACCGACTGATGTTGAAGAATCAGCGTCGATTCCCGCTACCCCGCTCTATGTGCTCTCCAAAGAAAAATGATGGAGAGTTGACCAAAATGGGCACTAAATACTTTTCGAGAGATCTCCTCCAAATCACTGGTATGGCTATCAAAATCATGAGCATCAGCATGTAGGTTCCAGATCCAAGTAGTATCAGGACCTTTAGCTACTATTCTTGAGAAATGACCCGGTCTGgcccattcttcaaaagaattggAATGGGAATTGGGATGATATTAActcctatttatttattaaatatgttacgCCAGATGTTCTATggatacaaattatttaatatgtcAAACTCTTATTTTTTTGATTCAGGACCTCGAGAGTTATTTGTTTTGATCTCCTTTTTTTTACCCATAATAGGTATTGGTATTTATCCCGATTTCATTCTTTCATTATCGGTTGACAAGGTCGAAGTTATTCTatcgaattttttttatagatagtTTTCatgaataaaacaaaaaaaatctttttttaagagaagaaaaaaaagtaatagaAGAAAGGGGTCTGCGCACCAATATCTGCCATAAAAGGTCCAAGCCATAATAAATGAGAAGTTATACGGCTCAACTCCAACATAATTATTCTGATATAGCTTGCCCTTTCGGGTATTTGAATATTTCCCAATTGTTCTGGTCCATTTACAGTTATTGCTTCTGTAAACATAGTAGCTAAATAATCCCAACGTGTTACATAAGACAAATATTGCGGCTTTGCTATGCGCTATTCATGGTGCTACCGTAGAAAATACTTTATTTGAAGATGGGGATGGTGCAAATACATTTCGTGCTTTTAACCCAACTCAAACCGAAGAAACTTATTCAATGGTTACCGCTAACCGCTTTTGGTCCCAAATCTTTGGGGTTGCTTTTTTCAACAAACGTTGGTTACATTTCTTTATGTTATTTGTACCAGTAACCAGTTTATGGATGAGTGTTCTTGGAGTAGTCGGTCTCAATTTCAATTCAAACATGGATTTGATTCACACTCCATGTTCTGAGAAATATTTATCATCCGAAAATAGAAAAAACAGAGTCTTTGTTTAAAGAAATGCGTTGAGAAAGGGCAGATGTATAGAACCTTTCAACGAGATAATGTTTTTTCAACTCTCTCAAAATGGAATCTATTCCAAACATATATGCCAGGGTTCCTTGCGAAAGGAGAGAATTTTCATCTATTTTGTATCCTTTTGGCGATATGGCCGAGGGGTAAGGCGGGGGACTGCAAATCCTTTTTCCCCAGTTCAAATCTGGGTGTCGCCTGATTAATAAAAGAATCGAAATCTCCCATTCCATTCTGTATCTGCTGATATAACTAGCCCAATTATTTCCCAACCGGAGGAAAAGCACTGTTTGGGGTCTGCGTGTTTCCAAAAGATTGGAAATCTTTGAATTTTAGCTTAGATGCAGAAaaatccaaggtgattaagaaattattttcaGAAACTTTGATTGGGACTTAGGGCAACTAATGTCGTTTATGGTTTGAGAAATAACTTAGGTGTTCTTGAATGTATTTGAGATATTTGAAGTATTTTTGTGATCGTTGATCTAAGTTTgattcaaattttcttatataatctAAAAATACTTTGTGCATAAAAGAAGTAGAAATAAGTCGATTGATGTTAGAATGAGAGATGTTGTTGCTAAATTCATGtacttgtttgatgaaatgcttatatgaaaatttgatggagatttgtcatttttttttctaatgacGTGCTAATccaaatattatgattttttttatgttatttttttctatattgtCAAAGATCATGTAAGCTCGAATTTAGTCTTGTTTCAAATAGTCATTTTGGCCAATATGTAAACTATGACAAATTTCATAATCGAATTTATCAcaccatttttaataaataataagtggGATTCAGATATAAATAGAATGAGTTAGACAACACTTTGATCTACAGAATTGTTTCACATGATATGATTGAAACTCATAAACTTTAGATACATTTTAGGATTTAggataaattacaaaataaaatatgaacattatatgttttaaaatggtaaaaaatttagaataaagACCGTCATTTAGACAAGAACAATGAATAAAGCgtcgatttgtttcaaaaaatgTAACCAATCATTGACGTGTTCCAATAACGTtgagttaataaaaataacaaagtaTATTATTGAACCTTATATTGAAAATCACAAGTCCTCACTCTCGAGTCATTGGTTCATATGGGGACAAGATGTTAAACCAGTTATGGTCCCAAGTCTTAGAAAACTAAAACAACAACTTGTCATGGAATATCTTTGCCGACTATTCAAAATTCTTATgttctctcttttttctttaatgatattaaaattcatttattcatttatttattgctacaaatatatttcttttcttttttatattctcttttattctAAAGTATGTTCTCTTTAATAATCAAATCTTGAATAAGAATCAGAATTCTCTTTTTCTTGTTTAGTCACTATATCGATAGATGTGGCAACATGGTAAtccacttaatttattttggtgGTATTTTAAGAAATTCTCCTTTTCTTGTTTAATATATTCGATTTTAATCCAAAAGTTTTAAATTGAAGTAAGGAATTATAATTGTACATGATTACAGAATCGtgctaaattttttttttagagataataaaatttgattttaaaaatatatataatgagaagTGTTGCTATTAGGAAGGGACCGTAAGGTTGACTTTTGaactatttgttttttaaaattaaactagtTTGGAACATCTCAATTTAATCCTTAAAAACACAATACCGGCCTGGTTCTTTCGtctcattaattataatttacctaatttgtattttttttatagaaatgtaatagaaatatattttgactaggattttaagaattattattgattataaaCATGTATTTATTGTGTTATATTCTATAACTCAAAACtatataaaaactattttttccCAATAATCTCGAGATTTACGAGAAtctgattcttaattttttttttgcaatgaACACGTTGTGGATGCTACTACACTAGCTATTGAATCTTTTTTCTTATAGTTCGGTCCAAACCGGCCATATTACGTGAACGTGAACGAGAATTTTGTGctaaaaatcttcaaaaatttctatgttaaaaagaagaaaaaaatttataaaataaaatttgtatgaGATTGATTGGGCTTAGGTCTAGATTGATTCACAAAGTCACAAAGACTAAGACTTTGATTCTATAAACCTAAGTGGAGCTTATAAATCACATCAAGACCATCTATGTCGAATATGCCAACTAATCATCTAAACACAATCtcattttttaacttaaaataccgacagaaatgtattattttttaaatatattaaatttatgtggatttattttaattagagaaaaaaaatcattttaaataaaaatgagtgcTGGAAAGGTCATTCAATTTCCTTCACATATAAAAGGATTTGAATCAAGCTTTTTATCAAAGAAAGGGACATCCAATACATTGGAAATCTCAATATGGATAGCTCAAAATGGACTAAGCATTTGATCGAAGattccaaataatatttttgtttaagtgATCACGAACCCATGACTGTGTAATCATAAACCAAGATCTACCATTGACTAAATGaactttcaataataataataataatcttagcattgtaatatatatactaaccaatcaattatttatggtgaaaaaatgttagtttattttattaagagcTCGTTTTATGAAagggttttgggataaaacccaatttttatctcaaaactcaaacatcttatcaaccatcaaatcaaataattttatcatttaaataccaaaattactcTCTAGTTTTATCCCTTCTCTCTAAACCATTATTCTCTCACCTACATcatatcctctaaagttaagagggtaaattagtcttcaaattttaaaaactagttttttccTAGTTTTCACCAAACAAAAATTTTTAggataaaactcaaataaaactcaaaaatcTCTTTCCTCAAACAAACTCGAGACTATgatgttatttataaaagagTGGATGAAATGATTtcgattataattttaattaaattttttttttataaacttaaaaatggAAAAGAGTAAGGCCGTGCAGATCTAGGTTAAGAGGGGACAAAACATAAACCAATAATTGAAATGTTCATTTTTCTATAACTCCTGCATGTTAGCTGTTTCCTGCAGCCACAACAGATAGGAGACTAATCTTTTCttcaatttattcaattttcatttataaatttataattattctcTACCtctccttttttatttatttattttattttttgtttaagaaaattattctttcttttattttgatgatgttgttcttttgcatattaactttattatgaGTTAGATATAATTTGGCATTcccttatatttaaaaaataaaataagttaacaCGAACATGATCCGGCCAGGTATATTATGTATCATttcaacataaaatatttattctcttagaacaagattttacatttttcaaaatttaatatataacatgCTAATAAAACTGATAAATGAATTGAAGAACATATGATGATgcctaattaatattaatagtaaacaaaaaaaaaaagtgttttcttCTCCAAGACATCCATAATTTGCTGCTCAAGATCCATTAGGAGTTTGTTGCATTTGCTGGTACAAAGCAGCCATCTTGCTATAAGCATCCATTGTTGGCTACAATCATAAcccattattaattaaattgtgaAATTGTTTTCTCATAAGAAATCAATTATTCTTTTCTAGCTTACTTGTGATTGGCATGCAAGATACATAGACATCGGATCCGGCATTAGAGCCACCGTGTTTGTTGTCGGTAACCGAACGGCAACACTACCACCTggggcggcggcggcggcaccAAGGGGTAAGAAAGAACTAGGATTAAGAACATGAGTATTTGGCATGGCTGGAATATTAGGACGAGCGCCAATAATAGAGTTCATGCCCATGCCGGCGCCGGGCATACCTATCCCCATGCCAGCGCCGGGCATACCCATTCCCAtgccggcggcggcggcggcggccaTTCCCATTCCCATATTGGTATTAGGATTCATCATAGACATTTGTAATTGTTGCTGCAAAGCTAAGGGCATCATCATATTCATGGTTGATGTCGGCTGCATGTTCATTCTATTCATCATATTGATTTGAGCTTGTAATTGCTTTAGGTATTCGATTACTTCATCTAGTATTGAAGCTTTATCCGTCTGAATcataataatcataatcataataattaattaatcagcATAATCAATTCTGAGGACGAGGTTCATCCAACacattctctctctttctatGGACAGTCTTTCTGTCAAGTAGTCCCCATTATTGAAAGCTTGACTgaaagtagaaaaaaaataaaaaaaaaatggttgaatGAAATTAAGCAGCAGATTTTTTTATACCTTGCTGGAATTTGGGACCATCTTCTGTAATGTCATCATCTTTTGGTTGATCTTATCCCTTCTTTTCTGCCATGGTCAAATCAAATACATTAATTCATCCATAGATTTCTCAATTGGGTAGCGGTTTGAGAAAGAGAAAAGCATTTATACTCGTTCGGATTGGTTATGAATGGCGGCGGCTCTACTCCGTTTAGTGGTCACAGATGATCTTCCACTTACTTTCAGCTTTTTTTCCTTCTCCGATGAATTACCTTCtctaattttctaattaaataaaaataaaaattaaaaaaaagatcgAAAAGAATAtgtttttatgtattttgaGACCAAATTAACCCACCTTTGGTCTATTATGAGAAACTGATTCATGTTCATCGGGTGTTGTCTTGCCGGAGCTTGTGTTCTCCGGTGAACCCGTGGAATTCGAAGTGAAACCGCCACCCATCGTCATATCCTTCTCACACGTGTCAACTTTAACATACCTATTGAAGTACTATATATAGTTAGATCAATTATGAATCAATCATGTGAATtaaacaaattgaaaaaaacaaataaaaacctGTTGTTATTATCTCTACAAATGGTTGCACTCTCACTAGCACTATTATCAAGATTATTCCATTCAAGAGCCGACGCCGAAAACCTATTCTTGCCGCCGCTTTCTCTGCCGGCAACCTTACCACTACACGAACCCACCATTCCTGTCCCTCCTTGAACCATCCCTGAGTCAACCAATCCCTGCACGGCAGAGCAAGGAACGAGTGCGTCCATGGTCAAGGTAGCGGTCAACGGTACACTAACCTTGGCCGGCTCCACCTCCGCAGCTGGGTTGTGCTCGTACCACGACATGAGTTCCTCCACACCACCGCCGCCACCGACGCCGACGTGGGCGGGGTAATTTGTGAAAGGGACGGCAGCTTGGTTAACGATGGACTCTAATGTTCCGCCGGCTCTTGGCTTGTCGACCCAGGTGTTGGTCGGAGGATATGTCGGCAACAACAACTTCCCCGGGGGAGGAACACGAGATGGACATAGTCCGTGAAGGGCTAGTTGGCCGTTCTCCCATGTAAGCTCTGTGACCTCGTAACCATCGTCGAACATGGAGACATCTAAGGCAGGAAAAGCAATTGAATTGGTGTTATCAATGCGTTTTGGAGAAGATGGGTTTTCTTGATGAACACCCCAGCTAGGTACGCATTGTAGATTCATGGATGTTAAATTTAGCTAATTTTGTATTGAAAATCAAGATTGTTGTTTgtttatagagagagagagagaaggaaATTGGTGGCGGGCGAAGAAATGTCCAGAGATTAAGAAAGAAGATAAGAGCAGTTGTATTGGGGCCAGAGAAAGGGTCACATTGATGAGTGATGATGGACGGAAAGAGAAAGCTGTGGGGGCGAAATATATATGCTCAAAAGCTTAGCACTCGTCATCAACTCAattcttgtttttctttttataatttattgtttttataaatgttaaacatttttttttttaaatagacatATATTTTCTTATCGTGAAAAAATCGTAGTATCAAAAGGGCAAGCTTTTTTGATGGATTTAGGCATTGAAGTTGATGCTTGAAACAAATTGGATAagcttaaatatttttaaaaaaaatattataaaattagggTATTAAGTTACATTTTagcgtaaaaaaaatatatttggctGGAGTAGTTTTAACTCATCTCAACCATACATCAGTCTCTAGTTACAAACCTAGATAAAATGATAGACCATTAAGTTCTTGATGATGAAGTAggtaatcttttatatatttactaacTATATCTCTAgccatttttcattttatagaCATTGTTTGTACttgcaatttttatttaaattgggtAAGAAATTAGATTTGTCTATAAGTAAAAGTTATACTATCATCATTTGCACTGTAACATTAGAAATGTgcaaaagtaatattttattatagagtATAAATAGAACTTTTATTGAGAGTTGAACTTAATCACAAATATCTTGAATTGACTTTACTtgaattttcttaatatatatctttAGTCATCTGCGTTTACTAAAATTATACAACAAACAAATGTGTAAAGCATATTGGATCACgttttcttatatatatcttTAGTCATCAAAATTTTCTAAAGTCAAATAAACAATGATTAGGGATTAAAATAGTCTTCAATACAACTTTCGGCCACTAGGGTACTCAATTCCCATTAGTCTAAAGAATATCCCAACCACACTTTTGTTTGCAGGCAGTTATAGAGGCAAAAGAAAGTGAGAATTTCCAGAGAAGAGAAGAGCACGCCATTTTGTGGTGGAAGTAATAAGATTAAGgattattatttctattatcttttgataGACTATATCTATttgactaaaaataattttcgaATAAAACTCGTGAACTCAGTTGTAGAGTTTATcgatattttaaaaacatttttgtaCGTTCAATTTTAATGCTGTGTCTAATTAGGTTTAAAaaacattcatttatttttatattttatagatcttttttaaaataataatgaaataaattaacattagGTTTAGAGAATTTATACAAGACAtggagaaaatttatttttatctaaactttgttattttatttaaaataatatgtaatataaatagtctattaaattaatattttatttttatatctttatttcaatatacatatcagtaaaataaaagatacataaattataaatttaaataatattttgttcttACACTTTTAATCATCCAAGAGATCATCTAGATGggacatttaaatattatttcaattaatcatattttgGATGGGATACAATTTAAAAGAGAAAGATTTCATTTTGActaaattacaataattattggtctgataaattttaaataattcattatttaattatttatcaaactatattatttaaatttttaataaatatgaaaattttaataaatttttaatatatatggataatatttttaaccttcTAAGTCTATTAGAGCTACTTAATTTGGAATTACTTAAATAaagttgatttatttaaaaaataaggtttaaaatatattatatataataaaaaaatatatttaactactTCACTAACTAAAATTTCATTCagtttcttataattttattactactttactAACTAAAATTtcctctatttttttaaatatatttttttattatatataatatattttaaacctTTGTTTAACGGGTTTGGCCTCTGGATAGAGGGGAATTTGATGTCGAACGATAGCAGAATCTACTCCGAGCATATCCTTGTAAGACCAGGCGAACACGTCTTTGTTGGTCTTTAGAAATTCAATCATCTCATGATGTTCGTCATCATTCAAGTTCAGTCCAATCAACACGATTTGAGAATCGTCCTGAGCATTGAGGTTTATCTCGATTGTCGTTTCAGCTGCGGAAATGATTTCGTCCTCGTGTTCCAAGAAGTTTTTCATTTCGAAATTAAATTCAGACTAGAATGAAATATCATTATCATCTGACATATATTCAGAACTATACTTTGGAGTTTTTATTGGATGCTTTATTACAAAAAGCATATGACATCTCATCAAGTTTGTCATTACagacttctttatttattacaacatcATACACTATTTCATAGTCCGAAAGGGGTGTGATGTTGTTATTAACACTCAGTTTGATTACAAGAGCTTTATCAACTGATGGTAGATTTGTGGAGTTTATCTTACAAGAATATTCATCAATAACCACGTCCTCGTCCGTTAAAAAAAGATCTCTGACCAGCTTTTCCAGGGTTTAATGCTAACAAGCAGTCTTTTTCATAATCATATTAAGGGATAAATTAGGATCAAAAGAACAATCTAAGAAGATTTCAAAACCTGGAGAGCGAGTTTGTAAAACTTGGTTAAAGAAAGGTTCGGGAAAATCATAACGTAGTGTGGTTTTTCCTTCTCACAAAACTGTTCATTTAAGGTTGGAGGAATTGGTATATATTGTTTAGAAATTTTACCTTTTCTGGATTCCTCACCCGCTGTCGGAGTATAATCGACACCGAAGTTGTTTGAATCGTAACAAGAATAAGGGAAAGAAGTCATGTCAGTAGCATTCGGCCCTAGACCCATTCTTGGGAAATATCCCATTTTCTGCATGAGACGCATGGAGATAGCATTGTAGGGAGTGAATTCAAGAGTGGAAGATGAGTCCTGACCTTGCCTAAATATAGGACAGATGTCGAACCCACTTAACTCAATCTCAGGGTTAGTGGAGCGAGTTAAACCGACAATAGTTGTGACGTATTTCTCACCTTCTATGGTGACGAGTTTTCCCATTGCCATGAAACATATTTTCTGATAGAGGGTGGAGGCAAGGGTCTTAGACTGATGCAATCAAGGTGGCCCCAAGATTAGGTTATATGATGGCCACATATTAATTACGTAGAACTCTACCTCAAAAGGTATATCAGCTACATAGATTGTTGTTCGGAAGCTTCCCATAATCTCTCGACGAGAATTATTAAAGCCACGGACGCTCAAGTCTGAGGGAAGAActttatcataaaaaatgtCGATTTCTTGGGAGTCTTCTTGGGACATATTTTCAATGTTGAACCATTGTCGATCATAGTCATAGGAATGAATTTAGCAGCCATCTTTATAGAAATGTAAAGAGCCTTAACATGAGGTTCATCAGGAGCAGCTATGTCTTTGTCCTTGAAACCTATCATGTTGATCTAAGGAGTTCTTGAGATGATATCAACCAACTCTTCAAGAGTCGTATTGGCTGGTATACTATACTAACTTAGCTCATTCAGAATAGTCTACATGTGCTCGATAAAATACATTAGGATTTCCTAGATGGAAATGTTGGCATTGGTCTTCTTAAGCTGAGCAAGAAGACTATCGCTAAGGATTAGAGCTATGGGCTCGTTTTCCCTTCTTGGAATATTAGATGGTCCAGGAAGATTAACCATAGAGGTTGTTTTTATGAAACTAGGTTGGAAGACGGCTCCACTCTAGGTTGCTTAGACTCTTCGTTGTACTATCTTTGGAGCGCTCAAAGTGGAATTGTCAATAAACCACCAATTTCGAGGTATTGCTGGTAAACATGGAGCTTGTCGATCATCCTTCTTAGGCCATGGGTTGACCATATTAACCCGTAGAGGGTTAATAGGTTTATCCATGGAGATTAGGTTGACCGGATGATCGGGCAACAAATTGCTCGCGATTTTAGGTTTATGAATGATATTTTGATCAATCAGGTCTTGACATTGATGCTTAAGGGCACTACAATTATCAATAGAATGAAATTTCATTTGATGATATGCATACCATGCCCTTTCAAACTTTCAAAGGAACTCTATAACCTCTCGAGGAGCTAAGGGCTTAATGAGATTCCTCTACTGAAGGATGGTAAAAGCTTGACTCAAGGTCATGCCCAGGTCGTCAAAAGTTTTAGAAGGTCTTGGGACCTTGGTATTGGTGGCTTAAATGTCATCGAGATATTTTTTTTGGCCAACACCAGTTTGCTCGGACCGGGCTTAGGAGGATCTAGGGCCTACCAGGCAACTACGACCTGGTGAATTTCGGCTTTGTCTTTCCTCTAAGGTCGAG is part of the Impatiens glandulifera chromosome 1, dImpGla2.1, whole genome shotgun sequence genome and encodes:
- the LOC124921635 gene encoding transcription factor UNE10 gives rise to the protein MNLQCVPSWGVHQENPSSPKRIDNTNSIAFPALDVSMFDDGYEVTELTWENGQLALHGLCPSRVPPPGKLLLPTYPPTNTWVDKPRAGGTLESIVNQAAVPFTNYPAHVGVGGGGGVEELMSWYEHNPAAEVEPAKVSVPLTATLTMDALVPCSAVQGLVDSGMVQGGTGMVGSCSGKVAGRESGGKNRFSASALEWNNLDNSASESATICRDNNNRYVKVDTCEKDMTMGGGFTSNSTGSPENTSSGKTTPDEHESVSHNRPKKIREGNSSEKEKKLKVSGRSSVTTKRSRAAAIHNQSERKRRDKINQKMMTLQKMVPNSSKTDKASILDEVIEYLKQLQAQINMMNRMNMQPTSTMNMMMPLALQQQLQMSMMNPNTNMGMGMAAAAAAGMGMGMPGAGMGIGMPGAGMGMNSIIGARPNIPAMPNTHVLNPSSFLPLGAAAAAPGGSVAVRLPTTNTVALMPDPMSMYLACQSQPTMDAYSKMAALYQQMQQTPNGS